In Zonotrichia albicollis isolate bZonAlb1 chromosome 3, bZonAlb1.hap1, whole genome shotgun sequence, a single window of DNA contains:
- the DLL1 gene encoding delta-like protein 1, which yields MGGRFLLTLAVLSVLLSRCQVGSSGVFELKLQEFVNKKGLLSNRNCCRGGGPGAGGLQQCDCKTFFRVCLKHYQASVSPEPPCTYGSAITPVLGANSFSVPDGAGGADPAFSNPIRFPFGFTWPGTFSLIIEALHTDSPDDLTTENPERLISRLATQRHLAVGEEWSQDLHSSGRTDLKYSYRFVCDEHYYGEGCSVFCRPRDDAFGHFTCGERGEKVCNPGWKGQYCTEPICLPGCDEQHGLCDKPGECKCRVGWQGRYCDECIRYPGCLHGTCQQPWQCNCQEGWGGLFCNQDLNYCTHHKPCKNGATCTNTGQGSYTCSCRPGYTGSNCEIEINECDANPCKNGGSCTDLENSYSCTCPPGFYGKNCELSAMTCADGPCFNGGRCTDNPDGGYSCRCPLGYSGFNCEKKIDYCSSSPCANGAQCVDLGNSYICQCQAGFTGRHCDDNVDDCASFPCVNGGTCQDGINDYSCTCPPGYNGKNCSTPVSRCEHNPCHNGATCHERNNRYVCECARGYGGLNCQFLLPEPPQGPVIVDFTEKYTEGQNSQFPWIAVCAGIILVLMLLLGCAAVVVCVRLRVQKRHHQPDACRSETETMNNLANCQREKDISISVIGATQIKNTNKKVDFHSDNSDKNGYKVRYPSVDYNLVHELKNEDSVKEEHSKCEAKCETYDSEAEEKSAVQLKSDTSERKRPDSVYSTSKDTKYQSVYVISEEKDECIIATEV from the exons ATGGGAGGTCGGTTCCTGCTGACGCTCGCCGTCCTCTCGGTGCTGCTGAGCCGCTGCCAG GTCGGCTCCTCCGGGGTCTTCGAGCTGAAGCTGCAGGAGTTTGTCAATAAGAAGGGGCTGCTCAGCAACCGCAATTGCTGCcgcgggggcggccccggcgcCGGCGGGCTCCAGCAGTGCGACTGCAAGACCTTCTTCCGCGTCTGCCTCAAGCACTACCAGGCCAGCGTGTCCCCCGAGCCGCCCTGCACCTACGGCAGCGCCATCACCCCCGTGCTCGGCGCCAACTCCTTCAGCGTCCCCGACGGCGCGGGCGGTGCCGACCCCGCCTTCAGCAATCCCATCCGCTTCCCCTTCGGCTTCACCTGGCCC GGCACCTTCTCGCTCATCATTGAGGCTCTGCATACGGACTCACCTGATGACCTCACCACTG AAAACCCTGAGCGCCTCATCAGCCGCCTGGCCACCCAGAGACACTTGGCAGTGGGTGAAGAGTGGTCCCAGGACCTGCACAGCAGCGGCCGCACCGACCTCAAGTACTCCTATCGCTTCGTGTGCGACGAGCACTACTACGGAGAAGGCTGCTCTGTCTTCTGCCGGCCCCGGGATGATGCCTTTGGTCACTTCACCTGTGGAGAGCGTGGCGAGAAAGTCTGCAACCCGGGCTGGAAAGGCCAGTACTGCACTGAGC CGATTTGTTTGCCTGGATGTGACGAGCAGCACGGCTTATGCGACAAGCCGGGGGAATGCAA GTGCAGAGTGGGCTGGCAGGGGCGATACTGTGATGAGTGCATCCGATACCCAGGCTGCCTTCATGGTACCTGTCAGCAGCCGTGGCAGTGCAACTGCCAGGAAGGCTGGGGTGGCCTCTTCTGCAACCAGG ACCTGAACTACTGCACTCACCACAAGCCCTGCAAGAATGGTGCCACGTGCACCAACACTGGTCAGGGGAGCTACACTTGTTCGTGCCGACCTGGCTATACAGGCTCCAACTGCGAGATTGAAATCAATGAATGTGACGCCAACCCTTGCAAGAATGGTGGAAGCTGCACC GATCTGGAGAACAGCTACTCCTGTACCTGCCCCCCAGGCTTCTATGGGAAGAACTGTGAGCTGAGCGCCATGACGTGTGCGGACGGGCCGTGCTTCAACGGCGGGCGCTGCACCGACAACCCTGACGGGGGCTACAGCTGCCGCTGCCCACTGGGTTATTCTGGCTTCAACTGTGAAAAGAAAATCGACTACTGCAGTTCCAGCCCTTGTGCTAATG GAGCCCAGTGTGTGGATCTGGGCAACTCCTATAtctgccagtgccaggctggcttCACTGGGAGGCACTGCGATGACAACGTGGACGACTGTGCCTCTTTCCCCTGCGTCAACGGAGGGACCTGCCAGGATGGCATCAATGACTACTCCTGCACCTGCCCCCCAGGATACAACGGGAAGAACTGCAGCACCCCGGTGAGCAGATGCGAGCACAACCCTTGCCACAATGGGGCCACCTGCCACGAGAGGAACAACCGCTACGTGTGTGAGTGTGCCCGGGGCTACGGCGGCCTCAACTGCCAGTTCCTGCTCCCTGAGCCGCCGCAGGGCCCCGTCATCGTGGACTTCACTGAAAAGTACACGGAAGGCCAGAACTCCCAGTTCCCCTGGATCGCCGTCTGCGCTGGGATTATTCTGGTCctcatgctgctgctgggctgtgctgccgtGGTGGTGTGCGTCAGGCTCCGAGTGCAGAAGAGGCACCACCAGCCTGATGCCTGCAGGAGTGAGACCGAGACTATGAATAACCTGGCAAACTGCCAGCGCGAGAAGGACATTTCCATAAGTGTCATTGGTGCCACTCAGATTAAAAACACAAATAAGAAAGTAGACTTTCACAGCGATAACTCTGATAAAAATGGTTACAAAGTCAGATACCCATCAGTGGATTACAATTTGGTGCATGAACTCAAGAATGAGGACTCAGTTAAGGAGGAGCACAGCAAATGTGAAGCCAAGTGTGAAACATACGATTCAGAGGCAGAGGAAAAAAGTGCAGTACAACTAAAGAG TGATACTTCTGAAAGAAAGCGACCAGATTCAGTATATTCCACTTCAAAGGACACAAAGTACCAGTCGGTGTATGTCATATCAGAAGAGAAAGATGAGTGCATCATAGCAACTGAG